The following are from one region of the Trichoplusia ni isolate ovarian cell line Hi5 chromosome 1, tn1, whole genome shotgun sequence genome:
- the LOC113504706 gene encoding locomotion-related protein Hikaru genki isoform X3: MKDTHFPHGAVLLSRCKHFGLYKMKGDNLLHCENGEWTPKLPECVPTTVVTNFTGDAPPTIEYTIVSGSAVVEHTGELFVYPDSTVRLDCITPRALGDPEWSWTQAVGQHSSAWSNEEGEKNTHYRLILVKTSVRHSDQYTCTAPGGHTNTVVVKVVNVMCPPIAVSSSRMRQFTQGSRLGNSAHFSCQPGYHLNGSAVLTCMGNGRWSSLPPTCVETFCPMLKSLGAHLSVVEYNSSFGGRAMFQCSWGYRLVGAPGLECEINGEWSGEVPHCIPIYCPDPLIPENGRLLTEPSAKHEKYPVGDLMIYSCEDGYEMVGESSIVCTENGFWSHPPPFCLQPSEIRKADTIFVENTTLIHVDE; the protein is encoded by the exons Atg AAAGATACACACTTCCCCCATGGGGCTGTGCTTCTGTCTAGATGCAAGCACTTTGGTCTGTATAAGATGAAAGGAGACAATTTGCTTCATTGTGAAAATGGGGAGTGGACACCAAAGCTACCTGAATGTGTACCCACAACTGTGGTCACTAATTTTACAG GGGATGCGCCTCCTACCATTGAATACACTATAGTGAGTGGATCAGCTGTAGTGGAGCACACAGGGGAGTTGTTTGTGTACCCGGACAGCACAGTGCGCCTCGACTGCATCACACCGAGGGCACTTGGCGACCCGGAATGGAGCTGGACACAGGCAGTTGGGCAGCATAGTTCAG CTTGGTCGAACGAGGAGGGTGAGAAGAACACGCACTACCGCCTCATCCTCGTGAAGACCTCTGTTCGACACAGCGACCAGTACACGTGCACGGCACCCGGCGGACACACCAACACCGTCGTCGTGAAAGTTGTTA ACGTAATGTGTCCACCTATAGCGGTGTCATCGTCACGCATGCGACAGTTCACCCAAGGCTCGCGCCTCGGAAACTCAGCCCACTTCAGTTGTCAACCGGGGTATCATCTAAATGGTTCAGCTGTACTCACCTGCATGGGAAATG GGCGTTGGTCGTCTTTGCCGCCTACTTGTGTGGAAACGTTCTGTCCAATGCTCAAGTCTTTAGGGGCTCACCTAAGCGTGGTTGAGTACAACTCATCGTTTGGTGGCCGCGCCATGTTTCAATGCAGCTGGGGCTATAGGCTTGTCGGGGCACCTGGCCTCGAATGCGAAATAAACGGAGAATGGTCTGGAGAAGTCCCACATTGTATAC CAATCTACTGCCCTGACCCCTTAATCCCAGAGAACGGCCGCCTGCTCACCGAACCGTCTGCCAAACATGAGAAGTACCCAGTGGGCGACCTAATGATATATTCCTGTGAAGATGGCTACGAAATGGTCGGCGAGTCCTCAATAGTTTGCACAGAAAATGGCTTTTGGTCACATCCGCCACCATTTTGTCTTCAACCCTCTGAGATAAGAAAGGCAGACACTATCTTCGTTGAAAACACTACACTGATTCACGTAGATGAGTGA